ccattgtgggcaagttcatcagtagtcctgtgtaaaaagaatagccttttaggctgtaagaaatagtaatggagcaagccatggggagtgtggcggtttgaataagaaaggctcctgcagtcatatatttgaatatttagttaacaggaagtgacagtattttccaggattagaaggattaagagttgtggcctcactggaggaagtgggggtgtcgaaaagggtggggtttgagttttcaagagccccatgcttcccagagtttctctctctctctctctctctctctctctctctctctctctctctgcttacagagcagtagctctctattgctcctgtgttatgctccctgccatgatgatggaccagatgtctgaaactgtaagggagcctccaattacatgctttcattatagttgttccttgaccatggtgtctcttcacagcaacagaaaaatgactgagacagggagcaggccaacaagcagagctccttgttaccacttcaagcccctgttctggtttccctcagtggtGGTCTGTAACCtttaaggcaaataaccctttcctctccaagttagttttgatcatggcattcatcacggagagaaggaagcaaactagaacgtcacaggtcagtacatgagcaagtcttacctttaaattaaaacaaagtgtctatacgtctctatttgtggttatgaggtaagcgtctggGGCTCTACTAGACTCACTCTTTCTATTAGAAATTGTATTACTTAGGGTTCTCATtcttgtaaggaaacacggtgaccaaagagcaagttagggaggaaaaggtttattcagcttacacttctacattgctgctcatcagctaAGGAatttgggacaggaactcaaacaggacaggatcctggaggcaggaactgaggcaaagGCTATGGAGGGccactgcttaccgtcttgctcctcatgtcttgcttagcttgctttcttatagaactcaggaccaccagcctaggaatggtgccgctcagagtgggctgggccctcacccaccaatcactaattaaatgccctacagctggatcttatggacgcatgttctcaactgaggcgccctcttctctgatgactctagcttggcataaaatcagggcggtggttagaatgtgattttcCCATGGgtagtgtggcacaagtaggaggcgtggccttgtgggagtaggtgtggccttgttagagacagcatatcactgtgggggtgatatgcttcttctccaacaccatgtctgcctagacgcttccatgattcctgccttgatgaaaatagactgaacttctgaatctgaaatcctgtcctaattaaatgttgtccctttgggttggggatatagctcagtggtagagcgcttgcctcggaagggcaaggccctgggttcagtccccagctccgaaaaaaaagaacccaaaaaaaaatgttgtcccttacaagttgccttggtcattgtgtcttttTGGAGCAATAAAACCATCAGACAACTTGCCAGTATAAAAccccccaaatagcagaattaatcaactatagaaagtattttcaagtcctgcagtgagaaacttattcttgagagaagaaacagcaatgaatgagtccaagatatggttgtctccaaagaaactcttggagcatagatgtggctcagggaaaccccatggggtgcacaggggcttctcaggaggagagagccacatggtcaggaaccacaaagtattttaaagtcacggcaaatggcataggaataaactcagcacctctgcattggaggcaccatcaagagttttctgaggataagcatacatgtgagtaaaagatgggaactttctggggctagatagggtaacagggcccacaggtgtaggaagccatccagtcgaaggagagccagggaAGACAAGCCAGTagaggagctctttgtggtcatctaggggtattgagaagagacctcaaaaatattacaggatgcaacagagtctaacgtgctcagggaagctaaacacaggatccacgtaacacctgacagaagctcacgacatcctcatcttcccttttaaattactttttactgatcatacaaaataaggGGCTTTATGaaactttcaggaatcgatagatataaacttagtttggcattcactactcttgagttatcatcgttaaaatgtcctccggggaagcctccccctcacgtccaccttctgtagtgatggttggctattctttaaggaaccaaagagaccaatattgatgtggcccaagttcaactcattctagaccctttctgttcttcctggtctcctgcttcactttttgagaactccatttgatattccttcgTCTGTCAGTTTCCaatactccctcatgtgttctttagtctttcttccacatccccatcaatttaatctttcttaccctcatcctggtctcttctctgcatgtgaaggttggacgtatttaaaaagatgactttaggggcctggagagatgaccaatggatcaagatctcatctgctttgaaagaggacttggatttgttctttgatctCATGTCCAATGGATCCCaatcacctttaattccagctccaggggacctgattaTTCTTGTCTCTgcggtctcctgtgttcatgcctgCCCCCaccaacataattaaaaataatacatctacagatgagaaataggtttcattaggtttcgttagtcaaacaatccccgaccttctctgattctcagtctgcttggatcactTATTGGgattccccttgagttccaagaccacctccctgttccctgcccctctttccccaactgtctgtttctccctcaaacttcacctcagagagtctatctatgtctggcccctctcctctgcttcctaaacaaccatcttttttcccccgtgccatccctgctcctctaagcctcatctccagttcttttcacTCCCTAAATACCAGACCAGTTCAgttctgtttgttttagcctacgtgacatcagacttactgttcacagccttcacctttccggcttcctcgccatgttccatccaccccagtccatctcctccaccaaagtgttcacacacaacacgtcacatcacacattttaatttttagagcaaaacaaattccactggaaaagatactggggttgtcaaaggcccttgggtatctgaaacacagaaaaacaaacattttccccccaatcctataagttccccatctatgtccccctcactttgtgcatttcaccttaatggatcttttccaccagattatagacatagatgtggacgtcgccatcaaacttggtgaactacacagaaggcttggctagaacttggtaaatgactttgctgaTCTTTTTGGACcggtcgcttctggtgaactgcacgcattgacctgttaagatgtcgctgtcaacgtctgacttcacctctgctgaaggagtctctggaatgatacggaggttaccttctccgtaatcatccaggagctggtagatgtataggactggatctttctcgtaggtgatgtaaaaccagtccttcatgatcggcacctgggcttgGACCACCACCCTCCAGTTCTCCTTAGAgacatgtttgccctcaaatttatgctccaccgctcggccaaccatggctcTTGCGAGATGGGtctctttcacttgaggaaacactactttgtgagtcaagaccttaagctttaaaatcctctcatcgctgtgacgTTCCAGTCCGTAGATacaatcaattccatcatacttgaccagatagagagtgggatttgttggcagttgatctagaacgatggccttccactgggtgatgggctcatcaccttccttccatccgtgagaaattctgcagcccacaatgttccccagggcctggggagaaggcctcctcctcctccgcttctgtgtggatggtgtgctcatcctcctcagaga
This Rattus norvegicus strain BN/NHsdMcwi chromosome 3, GRCr8, whole genome shotgun sequence DNA region includes the following protein-coding sequences:
- the LOC134486225 gene encoding Y-linked testis-specific protein 1-like, with the protein product MAYHTRSTAMKKRMSLRRMSTPSTQKRRRRRPSPQALGNIVGCRISHGWKEGDEPITQWKAIVLDQLPTNPTLYLVKYDGIDCIYGLERHSDERILKLKVLTHKVVFPQVKETHLARAMVGRAVEHKFEGKHVSKENWRVVVQAQVPIMKDWFYITYEKDPVLYIYQLLDDYGEGNLRIIPETPSAEVKSDVDSDILTGQCVQFTRSDRSKKISKVIYQVLAKPSV